A genomic window from Passer domesticus isolate bPasDom1 chromosome Z, bPasDom1.hap1, whole genome shotgun sequence includes:
- the GAS1 gene encoding growth arrest-specific protein 1: MVARSPARHGGGGRRWPRAAAWLWLAAALGAVWPPRGSLVQGRRLICWQAVLQCQGEPECSYAYNQYVEACAPVLLQQQPPPAGGGDGPAGAAGAAASSRRRCPSHCIAALIQLNHTRRGPALEDCDCAQDENCRATKRAIEPCLPRTSSPAGGGPGGGGPGGPGVMGCTEARRRCDWDSRCSLALNRYMTYCGKLFNGLRCTPECRAVIEDMLAVPKAVLLNDCVCDGLERPICESVKENMARLCFGADMGGNGAGSSGGSDGGLEEYYDEDYEEEPSQKGRDDAEDNAGAEPGFPVQRDNAGRPAGAAGALLASILVPLLPRL, from the coding sequence ATGGTGGCCCGCTCACCCGCTCGGCACGGAGGCGGCGGCCGGCGCTGGCCGCGGGCGGCCGCCTGGTTGTGGTTGGCGGCGGCGCTGGGCGCCGTGTGGCCGCCTCGGGGCTCGCTGGTGCAGGGCCGGCGGCTGATCTGCTGGCAGGCGGTGCTGCAGTGTCAGGGGGAGCCCGAGTGCAGCTACGCGTACAACCAGTACGTCGAGGCGTGCGCCCcggtgctcctgcagcagcagccgccgccGGCGGGCGGAGGGGACGGCCCGGCGGGCGCTGCAGGCGCGGCCGCCTCGTCCAGGCGGCGGTGCCCCAGCCACTGCATCGCGGCGCTCATCCAGCTCAACCACACCCGGCGTGGCCCGGCGCTGGAGGACTGCGACTGCGCGCAGGACGAGAACTGCCGCGCCACCAAGCGCGCCATCGAGCCCTGCTTGCCCCGCACCAGCAGCCCCgcgggcggcggccccggcggcggcggccccggcggccCCGGCGTCATGGGCTGCACGGAGGCGCGGCGGCGCTGCGACTGGGACAGCCGCTGCAGCCTGGCGCTGAACCGCTACATGACCTACTGCGGGAAGCTGTTCAACGGGCTGCGCTGCACGCCCGAGTGCCGCGCCGTCATCGAGGACATGCTGGCCGTGCCCAAGGCCGTGCTGCTCAACGACTGCGTCTGCGACGGGCTCGAGCGGCCCATCTGCGAGTCGGTCAAGGAGAACATGGCCCGCCTCTGCTTCGGCGCCGACATGGGCGGCAACGGCGCGGGCAGCAGCGGCGGCTCGGACGGCGGCCTGGAGGAGTACTACGACGAGGACTACGAGGAGGAGCCGAGCCAGAAGGGGAGGGACGACGCGGAGGACAATGCGGGCGCCGAGCCCGGCTTCCCCGTGCAGAGAGATAACGCTGGCCGGCCCGCCGGGGCGGCTGGGGCGCTGCTCGCCTCCATCTTGGTGCCGCTGCTGCCGCGGCTCTAG